One uncultured Methanobrevibacter sp. genomic window carries:
- a CDS encoding DUF2283 domain-containing protein: protein MIILQILGVKVTNNFTYNETVEMEDRILLDFDKNNVPVSLEIMDASKRFNVPKYSLNDLKFFNMNVVVDDKYIMINVVIGVLIHNNENKHILESFTDNKYEIPNITAELAI from the coding sequence ATGATTATTCTTCAGATATTAGGAGTTAAAGTTACAAATAATTTTACTTACAATGAAACAGTTGAAATGGAAGATAGAATATTATTAGATTTTGATAAAAATAATGTCCCAGTTTCTTTAGAAATTATGGATGCTTCTAAAAGATTTAATGTTCCAAAATATTCATTAAATGATTTGAAATTTTTTAATATGAATGTTGTTGTTGATGATAAATATATCATGATTAATGTGGTTATAGGTGTTTTAATTCATAATAATGAAAATAAACATATTTTAGAGTCGTTTACTGACAATAAATATGAAATTCCAAATATAACTGCTGAATTAGCTATTTAA
- a CDS encoding uroporphyrinogen-III synthase yields MSRPVVAITRPVDRSKAACEIVENLGGEYVLAPTLDLKPVNTPSLKNLVANKDSLDWIVFTSPTTITSLNLFYPDFLENLDCKVAVIGNKTGKIAKNQGVNVDLIPDDFTAEGLLEEFEKRNITNQIIGIPRTASARAVLPEGLEKLNNKVILAEAYKSLFPMDEGKINDLIAKIKNKEIDAITFTSPLTVSNFFKIAKNKEELANLLSNNLLTVCIGPITGKILDQYNINYIYPDTYTVQDMMELLFETWRDSHGR; encoded by the coding sequence ATGTCAAGACCTGTTGTTGCAATTACAAGACCTGTTGACAGATCTAAAGCAGCTTGTGAGATTGTTGAGAATTTAGGGGGAGAATATGTCTTAGCCCCTACTTTAGACTTAAAACCAGTTAACACCCCATCTTTAAAGAATTTAGTAGCTAATAAAGATTCTTTAGATTGGATTGTTTTTACTTCTCCAACTACCATTACTTCTTTAAATCTTTTTTATCCTGATTTTTTAGAGAATTTAGATTGTAAAGTTGCAGTAATTGGAAATAAAACTGGAAAAATAGCTAAAAACCAAGGAGTAAATGTTGATTTAATACCTGATGATTTTACTGCTGAAGGTCTTTTAGAAGAGTTTGAAAAAAGAAATATTACAAATCAAATAATTGGGATTCCCAGAACTGCATCTGCAAGAGCTGTTTTACCAGAAGGTCTAGAAAAGCTTAATAATAAAGTTATACTTGCTGAAGCATATAAATCATTATTCCCAATGGATGAAGGTAAAATTAATGATTTAATAGCTAAAATAAAAAACAAAGAAATTGATGCAATTACTTTTACTAGTCCTTTAACAGTTAGTAACTTTTTTAAAATAGCTAAAAATAAAGAAGAATTAGCTAATTTACTTTCTAATAATTTATTAACTGTTTGTATTGGTCCCATTACTGGTAAAATTTTAGATCAATATAATATTAATTATATATATCCTGATACTTACACTGTTCAAGATATGATGGAATTATTATTTGAAACTTGGAGAGATTCTCATGGAAGATAA
- a CDS encoding glycosyltransferase family 2 protein, translating into MYKISMIIPVYNAEKYLKRTINSIINQSIGFENIELILVDDNSQDNSKYIIEEYVAKYDNIIGIYSNKNHGFPGFGRNKGIEIASGQYIMFSDNDDEHDKDLCLKLYEAINFEDADVASCDKVKRDNIKNIQVSEKYVGGKITSNGNIIISHEDLAYFEDITIWNKIFKKEILVNNNIRFVENMLAEDLLFCLEVFFNSSKLVYLEKYYGYFWDMHEESLSHECSPKHVENLLNSIPEMFKILDKYNKKDLASFYFKFYLRNILRFFIDVNTNRNNLKSMIKKLYSYEKKAGFGCRANEGWANLINFFIVHKFFNLAILIIKGMKFSKESTFLRKIFRTIK; encoded by the coding sequence ATGTATAAAATATCAATGATTATACCTGTTTATAATGCAGAAAAATATCTGAAAAGAACAATAAACTCAATTATTAATCAAAGTATTGGTTTTGAAAATATTGAACTTATTTTAGTAGATGATAATTCTCAGGATAACTCAAAATATATTATAGAAGAATATGTGGCTAAATATGATAATATAATAGGTATTTATTCCAATAAAAACCATGGATTTCCAGGATTTGGGAGAAATAAAGGTATTGAAATAGCTAGTGGTCAATATATTATGTTTTCAGATAATGATGATGAACATGATAAAGATTTATGCCTAAAATTATATGAAGCTATTAATTTTGAGGATGCAGATGTAGCTTCCTGTGATAAAGTTAAAAGAGATAATATCAAAAATATTCAGGTATCTGAAAAGTATGTTGGTGGAAAAATAACCTCCAATGGAAATATTATAATCTCTCATGAGGATTTGGCATATTTTGAAGATATAACAATCTGGAATAAAATTTTTAAAAAAGAAATCCTTGTAAATAATAATATACGATTTGTAGAAAACATGTTAGCTGAAGACTTGTTGTTTTGTCTTGAAGTCTTTTTTAACTCATCTAAATTAGTTTATTTGGAAAAATATTATGGATACTTTTGGGATATGCATGAAGAATCATTATCTCATGAATGCAGTCCAAAACATGTTGAAAACCTGCTTAATTCAATTCCTGAAATGTTTAAAATTTTAGATAAATATAATAAAAAAGATTTAGCTAGCTTTTATTTTAAATTCTACTTACGTAACATACTTAGATTTTTCATAGATGTAAATACAAATAGAAATAACTTAAAATCAATGATTAAAAAGTTGTATAGTTATGAAAAGAAAGCTGGATTTGGATGTAGGGCTAATGAAGGTTGGGCAAATTTAATTAATTTTTTTATAGTTCATAAATTCTTTAATTTAGCTATTTTAATAATTAAAGGTATGAAATTTTCAAAAGAATCTACATTTTTAAGAAAAATTTTTAGAACTATTAAGTAA
- a CDS encoding DUF3781 domain-containing protein, translating into MTLLENIDKIHTTQMGVGRIKKNLKLDTDDVVSYCISKIKQKNAKISRKGKNYYIEVDGCIITVNASSYTIITAHLN; encoded by the coding sequence ATGACTTTACTTGAAAATATAGATAAAATACACACAACCCAAATGGGTGTTGGAAGAATTAAAAAAAACCTTAAATTAGATACTGATGATGTTGTTAGTTATTGTATTTCTAAAATTAAACAGAAAAATGCTAAAATAAGTCGTAAAGGTAAAAATTATTATATTGAAGTTGATGGATGTATAATAACGGTTAATGCTTCTAGTTATACCATAATAACTGCACATTTAAATTAA